The following are encoded in a window of Pseudokineococcus lusitanus genomic DNA:
- a CDS encoding carbohydrate ABC transporter permease yields the protein MRPTTKVLGGAAAVVASAVVFLVPFAFILVTAMKTPAEANLLEFTWPTEIALVDNVRTVLETRDYLLVIAFINSVILTVASVTGMVVLGAMVAFVLQRRKTRWNGLINLLVLSGLIIPPAVVPTIWVLQGIGLFRTMPGLILVQIAFGLSFTILLLRAFIATIPRDLDEAATLDGAGPLRLFFRVIFPVLRSVVVTVVVVQSVAVFNDFQNALYFLPGERNATVQLTLYNFQSQLSTQYNLLFTNILLITIPPLVMFLFFNRQIVAGMTSGAVKG from the coding sequence GTGAGGCCGACGACGAAGGTCCTCGGCGGGGCGGCGGCGGTCGTCGCCTCCGCCGTCGTCTTCCTCGTACCCTTCGCCTTCATCCTCGTCACCGCGATGAAGACGCCGGCCGAGGCGAACCTCCTCGAGTTCACCTGGCCCACGGAGATCGCGCTCGTCGACAACGTGCGGACCGTGCTCGAGACCCGGGACTACCTGCTCGTCATCGCCTTCATCAACAGCGTCATCCTCACCGTGGCGAGCGTCACGGGAATGGTGGTGCTCGGGGCGATGGTGGCCTTCGTCCTGCAGCGGCGGAAGACCCGCTGGAACGGCCTCATCAACCTGCTCGTGCTGTCCGGGCTCATCATCCCGCCGGCCGTCGTGCCGACGATCTGGGTGCTCCAGGGCATCGGCCTGTTCCGCACCATGCCGGGGCTCATCCTCGTGCAGATCGCCTTCGGCCTGTCCTTCACCATCCTGCTGCTGCGCGCCTTCATCGCGACCATCCCGCGCGACCTCGACGAGGCCGCCACGCTGGACGGCGCGGGGCCGCTCCGGCTCTTCTTCCGGGTCATCTTCCCGGTGCTGCGCTCGGTCGTCGTCACCGTCGTCGTCGTGCAGTCGGTGGCCGTCTTCAACGACTTCCAGAACGCCCTCTACTTCCTGCCCGGCGAGCGCAACGCCACCGTCCAGCTGACCCTCTACAACTTCCAGAGCCAGCTGAGCACGCAGTACAACCTGCTCTTCACCAACATCCTGCTCATCACCATCCCGCCCCTGGTGATGTTCCTGTTCTTCAACCGCCAGATCGTCGCCGGCATGACGTCCGGCGCGGTCAAGGGCTGA
- a CDS encoding carbohydrate ABC transporter permease yields MTDPGGPGSSAAAARRTPRRARSMYPGWFYLPAAVIYAVLFLVPTVASFYYSLTRWTLFESEFIGLDNFVQFFSEPSLLTGLRNTVVYAVVTSGLKVVLGFALGLLLTSQIVARGYLRSVVFFPVLVSTIGVGLTFQALLDPTTGLVNTALGTVGVDGPGWLTDPRLALLSVALVDVWKGVGLATVIYIAGFVSIPAEFREAARVDGAGPLSMVRHIMLPLARPATVTVVLLSLIGGLRSFDLVWAMTRGGPGFTSDVIASVIYKQYQAGFYGLSTAGNVVLFLLVTVIVLPLSVALNRKEVEL; encoded by the coding sequence ATGACCGACCCGGGCGGCCCCGGGTCCAGCGCGGCCGCCGCGCGCCGCACCCCCCGCCGGGCCCGCAGCATGTACCCCGGCTGGTTCTACCTGCCGGCGGCCGTGATCTACGCCGTGCTGTTCCTCGTGCCGACCGTCGCGTCCTTCTACTACAGCCTCACCCGCTGGACGCTCTTCGAGTCGGAGTTCATCGGGCTGGACAACTTCGTCCAGTTCTTCTCCGAGCCGTCGCTCCTCACGGGCCTGCGGAACACCGTGGTGTACGCCGTCGTGACGTCGGGCCTCAAGGTGGTGCTCGGCTTCGCCCTCGGGCTGCTGCTGACGTCGCAGATCGTCGCGCGGGGGTACCTGCGCTCCGTCGTCTTCTTCCCCGTGCTCGTCAGCACCATCGGCGTCGGGCTCACCTTCCAGGCGCTCCTCGACCCGACGACGGGTCTCGTCAACACCGCGCTGGGGACGGTCGGGGTCGACGGGCCCGGCTGGCTCACCGACCCCCGCCTGGCGCTGCTGTCGGTGGCGCTCGTCGACGTCTGGAAGGGCGTCGGGCTCGCGACGGTCATCTACATCGCCGGCTTCGTGTCCATCCCCGCCGAGTTCCGCGAGGCGGCCCGGGTCGACGGCGCCGGCCCCCTGTCGATGGTGCGCCACATCATGCTGCCGCTCGCCCGACCGGCCACCGTCACCGTGGTCCTGCTCTCGCTCATCGGCGGCCTGCGGTCCTTCGACCTCGTCTGGGCCATGACGCGGGGCGGGCCCGGCTTCACCTCCGACGTCATCGCGTCGGTCATCTACAAGCAGTACCAGGCCGGCTTCTACGGCCTCTCGACCGCGGGCAACGTCGTGCTCTTCCTGCTCGTCACGGTGATCGTCCTGCCGCTCTCGGTGGCCCTCAACCGCAAGGAGGTCGAGCTGTGA
- a CDS encoding ABC transporter substrate-binding protein: MPLPRSLPRRRAWCVALAATTAVALTACSAGSLGSSSGGGDGDGVEISWLVDNAAGNVALAEGVAEAFMAENPDVTVTVEQRPGGAEGDNIIKTRLATGDMNDLFLYNSGSLLQALDPARNLQPLDDQAWVESLDPTFAEVVSSGDSVYGAPLGTSFAGAILYNRAVYEELGLEVPETWDDFMANNQAVLDAGDVTPVLQTYTDTWTSQLLVLGDFANVAAADPDFAEQYTANEAKFATTPAALAGFQHLQEVHDAGYLNEDFASTAYAEGLQRLASGEAAHFPMLTSAALEIEDEAQLADIGVFAIPGDDAATNAITVWSANGLYVPTTTEGPQLEAVQELLAFAASPAGCDAQSEAFPPTGPYAVTDCTLPDDVAQSVQDLVAYYDRGAVSPALEFLSPIKGPALEQITVEVGSGIRSAEDGAALYDEDVRKQAQQLGLEGWS, translated from the coding sequence ATGCCCCTCCCCCGCTCCCTCCCGCGACGCCGCGCCTGGTGCGTCGCCCTCGCCGCCACGACCGCCGTCGCCCTGACCGCCTGCAGCGCCGGGAGCCTCGGCTCCAGCAGCGGCGGCGGGGACGGCGACGGCGTCGAGATCTCCTGGCTCGTCGACAACGCCGCCGGCAACGTCGCGCTGGCCGAGGGCGTCGCCGAGGCCTTCATGGCCGAGAACCCCGACGTCACCGTCACCGTCGAGCAGCGCCCCGGCGGCGCCGAGGGCGACAACATCATCAAGACCCGGCTGGCCACCGGGGACATGAACGACCTGTTCCTCTACAACTCCGGCTCCCTGCTGCAGGCCCTCGACCCGGCCCGCAACCTCCAGCCGCTCGACGACCAGGCCTGGGTCGAGAGCCTCGACCCGACCTTCGCCGAGGTCGTCTCCTCGGGAGACAGCGTCTACGGCGCCCCCCTCGGCACCTCGTTCGCCGGCGCGATCCTCTACAACCGCGCGGTCTACGAGGAGCTGGGCCTCGAGGTCCCGGAGACCTGGGACGACTTCATGGCGAACAACCAGGCCGTCCTCGACGCGGGCGACGTGACGCCCGTCCTGCAGACCTACACCGACACGTGGACGTCCCAGCTCCTCGTCCTCGGCGACTTCGCCAACGTCGCCGCGGCCGACCCCGACTTCGCGGAGCAGTACACGGCCAACGAGGCGAAGTTCGCGACGACCCCGGCGGCCCTGGCCGGCTTCCAGCACCTCCAGGAGGTGCACGACGCGGGCTACCTCAACGAGGACTTCGCCTCCACCGCCTACGCCGAGGGCCTGCAGCGGCTGGCGTCCGGCGAGGCGGCCCACTTCCCCATGCTGACGAGCGCGGCGCTCGAGATCGAGGACGAGGCCCAGCTGGCCGACATCGGCGTCTTCGCCATCCCGGGCGACGACGCGGCCACCAACGCCATCACCGTCTGGTCCGCCAACGGCCTCTACGTGCCGACGACGACCGAGGGCCCCCAGCTCGAGGCGGTCCAGGAGCTGCTCGCCTTCGCGGCCAGCCCCGCCGGCTGCGACGCCCAGTCCGAGGCCTTCCCGCCCACCGGCCCGTACGCGGTCACCGACTGCACGCTGCCCGACGACGTCGCCCAGTCCGTGCAGGACCTCGTCGCCTACTACGACCGCGGCGCGGTGAGCCCCGCGCTGGAGTTCCTCAGCCCCATCAAGGGCCCGGCGCTCGAGCAGATCACCGTCGAGGTCGGCTCCGGCATCCGCTCCGCCGAGGACGGCGCCGCCCTCTACGACGAGGACGTCCGCAAGCAGGCCCAGCAGCTCGGCCTCGAGGGCTGGAGCTGA
- a CDS encoding LacI family DNA-binding transcriptional regulator, whose product MASVKDVARAAGVSVGTVSNVLNRPEGVSPPLRARVEQAIDELGFVRNESARQLRAGSSRTIAVVVLDVANPFFADVVAGAEEAAEEHDALVVVCNSAGSTDRESRHLLRLEEQRVMGVLLSPVGDEATPALLDVRRRGTSVVLLDRGAQEPGQRAVSVDDVHGGRLAGEHLRRLGHRRLAYVGGPPGLRQVAERLHGFRGAVGPDARVDVVETVALSVRAGSQAAAQVVGLPAAERPTALFCANDLIAIGVLNECLRRGLRVPHDLSVVGYDDISFAATTTVPLTSVRQPRQQLGRTAVQLLVDALRPGGSSHPAQVVYAPELVERASSARPPEA is encoded by the coding sequence GTGGCCAGCGTGAAGGACGTCGCCCGTGCCGCGGGCGTCTCCGTGGGCACGGTGAGCAACGTGCTCAACCGCCCCGAGGGCGTGAGCCCGCCGCTCCGCGCCCGGGTCGAGCAGGCCATCGACGAGCTCGGCTTCGTGCGCAACGAGTCGGCGCGCCAGCTGAGGGCCGGCTCCAGCCGCACCATCGCCGTCGTCGTGCTCGACGTGGCCAACCCCTTCTTCGCCGACGTCGTCGCGGGCGCCGAGGAGGCGGCCGAGGAGCACGACGCGCTCGTCGTGGTCTGCAACAGCGCCGGGTCCACCGACCGCGAGAGCCGCCACCTGCTGCGGCTGGAGGAGCAGCGGGTCATGGGCGTCCTGCTGAGCCCGGTCGGCGACGAGGCCACGCCCGCGCTGCTCGACGTGCGCCGCCGGGGCACCAGCGTCGTGCTCCTCGACCGCGGGGCGCAGGAGCCCGGCCAACGCGCCGTCTCGGTCGACGACGTCCACGGCGGCCGTCTCGCCGGCGAGCACCTGCGGCGCCTCGGACACCGTCGCCTCGCCTACGTCGGGGGGCCGCCCGGGCTCCGCCAGGTCGCCGAGCGCCTGCACGGCTTCCGCGGCGCCGTCGGACCGGACGCCCGCGTGGACGTCGTCGAGACCGTCGCCCTGTCGGTGCGGGCCGGCTCGCAGGCGGCCGCGCAGGTGGTGGGGCTGCCGGCGGCCGAGCGCCCGACGGCGCTCTTCTGCGCCAACGACCTCATCGCCATCGGCGTCCTCAACGAGTGCCTGCGGCGGGGCCTGCGGGTGCCGCACGACCTCTCCGTCGTGGGCTACGACGACATCTCCTTCGCCGCGACGACGACCGTCCCGCTGACCTCCGTGCGCCAGCCGCGCCAGCAGCTGGGGCGCACGGCCGTCCAGCTCCTCGTCGACGCGCTGCGCCCGGGCGGCAGCAGCCACCCCGCCCAGGTCGTCTACGCCCCCGAGCTCGTCGAGCGCGCCTCGAGCGCGCGACCTCCCGAGGCCTGA
- the rhaI gene encoding L-rhamnose isomerase has product MSTPDERRTAALQALAQQTIELPSWAFGNAGTRFKVFTTQGVPRDPFEKVSDAAQVHRVTGAAPRVSLHVPWDLVDDFGKLAAHAADEGVTLGTINSNLFQEDEYKLGSLTNADPAVRRRAVGHHLRCLDVMREVGSTDLKIWLPDGTNYPGQDDLRGRQDRLAESLQEIYAALDPDMRIVLEYKFFEPYFYAMDIPDWGTSLVHCLALGERAMVVLDTGHHAPGTNIEFIVAQLLRVGRLGAFDFNSRFYADDDLMVGAADPFQLFRIMHEIVRGDALRPDSGVNFMLDQCHNVEEKIPGQIRSVMNVQEATAKALLVDRDALAEAQLAGDVLAANGVLMDAYSTDVRPLLAESRESRGLPADPYRAFMASGYLEQVRAERVGGTQAGWGA; this is encoded by the coding sequence GTGAGCACCCCCGACGAGCGGCGGACCGCGGCGCTGCAGGCCCTGGCGCAGCAGACGATCGAGCTGCCGAGCTGGGCCTTCGGCAACGCCGGCACGCGCTTCAAGGTCTTCACCACGCAGGGGGTCCCGCGGGACCCCTTCGAGAAGGTCAGCGACGCGGCGCAGGTCCACCGGGTCACCGGGGCGGCGCCGCGGGTGTCGCTGCACGTCCCGTGGGACCTCGTCGACGACTTCGGCAAGCTCGCCGCCCACGCCGCGGACGAGGGCGTGACGCTGGGGACGATCAACTCGAACCTGTTCCAGGAGGACGAGTACAAGCTCGGCAGCCTGACGAATGCCGACCCCGCGGTCCGGCGCCGCGCGGTGGGCCACCACCTGCGCTGCCTCGACGTCATGCGCGAGGTCGGCTCGACGGACCTCAAGATCTGGCTGCCGGACGGCACCAACTACCCGGGCCAAGATGACCTCCGCGGTCGGCAGGACCGGCTCGCGGAGTCGCTGCAGGAGATCTACGCCGCGCTGGACCCCGACATGCGGATCGTCCTCGAGTACAAGTTCTTCGAGCCCTACTTCTACGCGATGGACATCCCCGACTGGGGCACGTCGCTCGTGCACTGCCTCGCGCTCGGCGAGCGGGCGATGGTCGTCCTCGACACGGGCCACCACGCGCCGGGCACGAACATCGAGTTCATCGTGGCGCAGCTGCTGCGCGTCGGGCGCCTCGGCGCCTTCGACTTCAACTCCCGGTTCTACGCCGACGACGACCTCATGGTCGGTGCGGCGGACCCGTTCCAGCTCTTCCGGATCATGCACGAGATCGTCCGCGGCGACGCCCTGCGCCCCGACTCGGGGGTCAACTTCATGCTCGACCAGTGCCACAACGTCGAGGAGAAGATCCCCGGCCAGATCCGCTCGGTGATGAACGTCCAGGAGGCGACGGCGAAGGCGCTGCTCGTCGACCGGGACGCCCTCGCCGAGGCGCAGCTCGCCGGCGACGTCCTCGCGGCCAACGGGGTCCTCATGGACGCCTACTCGACCGACGTCCGGCCGCTGCTCGCCGAGTCCCGCGAGTCCCGGGGGCTGCCGGCCGACCCCTACCGGGCCTTCATGGCCTCCGGCTACCTCGAGCAGGTCCGCGCCGAGCGCGTCGGCGGCACCCAGGCCGGGTGGGGCGCGTGA
- a CDS encoding bifunctional aldolase/short-chain dehydrogenase: MPSNDPTPVADLVARSNALGADPTTTNYGGGNTSAKGTAVDPATGGDVELLWVKGSGGDLGTLTADGLAVLRLDRLRALTGVYPGVEREDEMVAAFDYCLHGRGGAAPSIDTAMHGLVDAPHVDHLHPDSGIALATAADGEALVREVFGDRVVWVPWRRPGFQLGLDIAEVARDNPQAVGCVLGGHGITAWGATSDECRERSLEIVRTAASFLAEREAASGRHPFGAELDGFGPLPDAERRERAAALLPVLRGLASTDAPQVGHLDDAPAVLDFLARAEHPRLAALGTSCPDHFLRTKVRPLVLDLPPTAPLEDAVARLRELHAAYREDYTAYYERHADAQSPAMRGADPAVVLLPGVGMVTFGADKQTARVAAEYYRNAIAVMRGAEAVSTYAPIDEAEKFRIEYWALEEAKLARKPRPKALATRVALVTGAASGIGKAIATRLAAEGACVVVADLDLETAQRAAAEIAGGKGADVAVGVAADVSDPAAVAAAVQEAVLAFGGLDLVVNNAGLSISKPLLETTERDWDLQHDVMAKGSFLVAQAAARVLVAQGMGGDVVYISSKNGVFAGPNNIAYSAVKADQAHQVRLLAAELGEHGIRVNGVNPDGVVRGSGIFAGGWGAQRAKTYGIPEEELGAFYAQRTLLKREVLPEHVADAVFVLVGPEMSRTTGLHVPVDSGVAAAFLR, translated from the coding sequence GTGCCCTCGAACGACCCCACGCCCGTCGCCGACCTCGTCGCCCGCTCGAACGCCCTGGGCGCCGACCCGACGACGACGAACTACGGCGGCGGCAACACGTCCGCCAAGGGGACGGCCGTCGACCCGGCCACCGGCGGCGACGTCGAGCTCCTCTGGGTCAAGGGCTCCGGCGGCGACCTCGGCACGCTCACGGCCGACGGCCTCGCCGTCCTGCGCCTCGACCGGCTCCGCGCCCTGACCGGCGTGTACCCCGGCGTCGAGCGCGAGGACGAGATGGTCGCCGCCTTCGACTACTGCCTCCACGGGCGCGGCGGCGCGGCGCCGTCGATCGACACGGCCATGCACGGCCTCGTCGACGCCCCGCACGTCGACCACCTCCACCCGGACTCCGGCATCGCGCTGGCGACGGCGGCCGACGGCGAGGCCCTCGTCCGCGAGGTCTTCGGCGACCGCGTGGTCTGGGTCCCGTGGCGCCGTCCCGGCTTCCAGCTGGGGCTCGACATCGCCGAGGTCGCCCGGGACAACCCGCAGGCCGTCGGCTGCGTCCTCGGCGGGCACGGCATCACGGCGTGGGGCGCCACGAGCGACGAGTGCCGCGAGCGGTCGCTCGAGATCGTCCGGACCGCGGCGTCCTTCCTCGCCGAGCGCGAGGCCGCCTCGGGCCGGCACCCCTTCGGCGCGGAGCTCGACGGCTTCGGGCCGCTGCCGGACGCCGAGCGGCGGGAGCGCGCGGCGGCCCTGCTGCCGGTGCTGCGCGGCCTGGCCTCCACCGACGCCCCGCAGGTCGGGCACCTCGACGACGCCCCCGCCGTCCTCGACTTCCTCGCCCGCGCCGAGCACCCGCGGCTCGCGGCGCTCGGGACCTCGTGCCCGGACCACTTCCTGCGCACGAAGGTCCGCCCGCTCGTCCTCGACCTGCCGCCGACGGCGCCGCTCGAGGATGCCGTGGCGCGGCTGCGCGAGCTCCACGCCGCCTACCGCGAGGACTACACCGCGTACTACGAGCGGCACGCCGACGCGCAGAGCCCGGCCATGCGGGGCGCCGACCCCGCCGTCGTGCTCCTGCCCGGCGTCGGGATGGTCACCTTCGGCGCCGACAAGCAGACCGCCCGGGTCGCCGCGGAGTACTACCGGAACGCGATCGCCGTCATGCGCGGCGCCGAGGCCGTCAGCACCTACGCGCCCATCGACGAGGCGGAGAAGTTCCGCATCGAGTACTGGGCGCTCGAGGAGGCCAAGCTCGCGCGCAAGCCGCGGCCGAAGGCGCTCGCCACCCGCGTCGCGCTCGTGACGGGCGCCGCCTCCGGCATCGGGAAGGCGATCGCCACGCGCCTCGCGGCCGAGGGGGCGTGCGTCGTCGTCGCCGACCTCGACCTCGAGACAGCGCAGCGGGCCGCCGCCGAGATCGCCGGCGGCAAGGGGGCCGACGTGGCCGTCGGCGTCGCGGCCGACGTCTCGGACCCCGCCGCCGTCGCGGCGGCCGTCCAGGAGGCCGTGCTGGCGTTCGGCGGGCTGGACCTCGTCGTCAACAACGCGGGGCTGTCCATCTCGAAGCCGCTGCTGGAGACCACGGAGCGGGACTGGGACCTCCAGCACGACGTCATGGCCAAGGGCAGCTTCCTCGTGGCCCAGGCCGCGGCGCGGGTGCTCGTCGCGCAGGGGATGGGGGGCGACGTGGTCTACATCTCCAGCAAGAACGGCGTCTTCGCGGGGCCCAACAACATCGCCTACTCGGCGGTCAAGGCCGACCAGGCACACCAGGTCCGGCTGCTCGCCGCCGAGCTCGGCGAGCACGGCATCCGGGTCAACGGGGTCAACCCCGACGGCGTCGTGCGCGGCTCGGGGATCTTCGCCGGCGGGTGGGGCGCCCAGCGCGCCAAGACCTACGGCATCCCGGAGGAGGAGCTGGGCGCCTTTTACGCGCAGCGCACCCTGCTCAAGCGGGAGGTGCTGCCGGAGCACGTCGCCGACGCGGTCTTCGTCCTCGTGGGCCCGGAGATGTCGCGCACCACCGGCCTCCACGTGCCGGTCGACTCCGGCGTCGCCGCCGCCTTCCTCCGATGA
- a CDS encoding rhamnulokinase, with amino-acid sequence MTRPAPGGGPGTHAAVDLGASSGRVMLGRAGPDLLELEEVARFRNGAVEVAAGPDGTAARLHWDVLGLWRDAVAGLADAAHRAGPDGVRSVGVDTWAVDYALLDADGGLLGTPRSYRDARTDGVARLVHERLDAPALYARNGLQHLPFTTIYQLVAEGRGPLLDVAARLLLLPDLLGYWLSGHQVAESTNASTTGLADVRTGRWAPDLVALAGVAPSLLPDVVDAGTVLGPLLPAVADRTRLAGTELVAVGSHDTASAVVGVPAEDERFAYVACGTWGLVGVELEEPVLTPESLAAGFTNERGVDGRVRYLHNVMGLWVLQCCLDEWRGEGEADLGRLLAAAEELPPGGPVVDVDDPAFLPPGPMVGRVRRACEAAGQPVPVERAAVVRCVLDSLAAAFARAVEDAVRLSGRDVDVVHLVGGGARNELLCRLTADACGRPVLAGPVEATALGNVLVQARATGALTGALEDLRALVRRTHALRRYEPAASRRR; translated from the coding sequence ATGACGCGGCCCGCCCCGGGCGGTGGCCCGGGGACGCACGCGGCCGTCGACCTGGGGGCCTCCAGCGGCCGCGTGATGCTGGGGCGCGCCGGGCCGGACCTGCTCGAGCTCGAGGAGGTCGCGCGCTTCCGCAACGGTGCGGTGGAGGTGGCCGCCGGGCCCGACGGCACGGCCGCGCGCCTGCACTGGGACGTCCTCGGGCTGTGGCGCGACGCCGTCGCCGGGCTGGCCGACGCCGCGCACCGGGCCGGGCCGGACGGCGTCCGCAGCGTCGGGGTCGACACGTGGGCGGTGGACTACGCCCTCCTCGACGCGGACGGCGGGCTGCTGGGCACGCCCCGCTCCTACCGCGACGCCCGAACCGACGGGGTGGCCCGGCTCGTCCACGAGCGTCTCGACGCCCCGGCGCTGTACGCCCGGAACGGGCTGCAGCACCTGCCCTTCACGACGATCTACCAGCTCGTCGCCGAGGGCCGCGGCCCGCTGCTCGACGTGGCCGCCCGCCTCCTGCTCCTGCCCGACCTGCTCGGGTACTGGCTCTCCGGGCACCAGGTGGCGGAGTCGACCAACGCGTCGACGACGGGCCTGGCCGACGTCCGGACCGGTCGCTGGGCCCCCGACCTCGTCGCGCTCGCCGGCGTGGCGCCGTCCCTCCTGCCGGACGTCGTCGACGCCGGCACCGTGCTCGGCCCCCTGCTCCCGGCGGTCGCCGACCGCACCCGCCTGGCGGGCACCGAGCTCGTCGCCGTCGGCAGCCACGACACCGCGTCCGCCGTCGTCGGGGTGCCGGCGGAGGACGAGCGCTTCGCCTACGTCGCCTGCGGCACGTGGGGTCTCGTCGGTGTCGAGCTCGAGGAGCCCGTGCTGACGCCCGAGAGCCTCGCGGCCGGCTTCACCAACGAGCGCGGCGTCGACGGCCGGGTCCGCTACCTCCACAACGTCATGGGCCTCTGGGTCCTCCAGTGCTGCCTCGACGAGTGGCGCGGCGAGGGGGAGGCCGACCTCGGCCGCCTCCTCGCGGCGGCCGAGGAGCTGCCCCCGGGCGGGCCCGTCGTCGACGTCGACGACCCCGCCTTCCTCCCGCCCGGGCCGATGGTGGGTCGGGTCCGCCGGGCCTGCGAGGCGGCCGGGCAGCCGGTCCCCGTCGAGCGGGCCGCCGTCGTGCGCTGCGTCCTCGACAGCCTGGCCGCCGCCTTCGCCCGCGCCGTCGAGGACGCCGTGCGCCTGTCCGGCCGCGACGTCGACGTGGTCCACCTCGTCGGCGGCGGGGCGCGCAACGAGCTCCTGTGCCGGCTCACCGCCGACGCCTGCGGGCGGCCGGTGCTGGCCGGCCCCGTCGAGGCCACGGCGCTGGGCAACGTCCTCGTGCAGGCCCGGGCCACGGGCGCGCTGACCGGCGCGCTCGAGGACCTCCGCGCGCTGGTCCGACGCACCCACGCGCTGCGCCGGTACGAGCCCGCGGCGAGCCGTCGCCGCTGA
- a CDS encoding MFS transporter codes for MSRTDDHHGTAGPTAGTTDVRPLFEGDRPDRRHWTLAVAAGMASYLDSGIIVSLGVGLALIGEEYGIGAWGLGALSAALTFSIGVGALVGGRVADLVGRQRAFTAYILVYAVGMTAMAVSPSAGVLFAGVVVAGLAAGADLPTSVAVVSERSPARAQGRLVSVTQVMWVVGIAVTQVLGFAVAGLGLLGIRLIFAELAVLAVVTFLVRRFSPSVRSLEEDAREARSHQPGAGAGGAGGGAGARERGGLPLRTILTTRAMVVPLLLTTGFYVAWNLVANTFGQFQVYFLREAAGASQAVATGVGAAVIPLGIITSLVLVRLVDTRWRTTVLVVGMVIQAVAMTMLGLGAGVLAVYVAAIALYQLGSNSAGEALYKVWTQESQPVEARSTVQGATYAVGRFAVGLFALVTPTLIETARTPLLFFLVLCVLVALGFGLVLVRHMRARGLHPGSEPPAVEDVAAAR; via the coding sequence ATGAGCCGCACCGACGACCACCACGGCACGGCCGGCCCCACGGCCGGCACCACCGACGTCCGACCCCTCTTCGAGGGCGACCGGCCCGACCGCCGCCACTGGACGCTCGCCGTGGCGGCGGGCATGGCGTCCTACCTCGACTCGGGGATCATCGTGTCGCTGGGCGTCGGGCTGGCGCTCATCGGCGAGGAGTACGGCATCGGGGCGTGGGGCCTCGGGGCCCTGTCGGCGGCCCTGACTTTCAGCATCGGCGTCGGCGCCCTCGTGGGAGGGCGCGTCGCCGACCTCGTCGGCCGCCAGCGCGCCTTCACCGCCTACATCCTCGTGTACGCGGTCGGCATGACGGCGATGGCCGTCTCGCCGTCGGCGGGCGTCCTCTTCGCGGGCGTCGTCGTCGCCGGCCTCGCCGCGGGCGCGGACCTGCCGACGTCGGTGGCGGTCGTCTCCGAGCGCTCGCCGGCGCGGGCGCAGGGCCGCCTCGTCAGCGTCACGCAGGTCATGTGGGTCGTCGGCATCGCCGTCACGCAGGTCCTCGGCTTCGCGGTGGCCGGGCTGGGCCTGCTGGGCATCCGCCTCATCTTCGCGGAGCTGGCCGTGCTGGCCGTCGTGACCTTCCTCGTGCGGCGCTTCTCGCCGTCCGTCCGCTCCCTCGAGGAGGACGCCCGGGAGGCCCGCAGCCACCAGCCCGGCGCGGGCGCGGGCGGTGCGGGCGGTGGGGCCGGTGCCCGCGAGCGGGGCGGTCTGCCCCTGCGGACCATCCTCACGACCCGGGCGATGGTCGTCCCGCTGCTCCTGACGACGGGCTTCTACGTCGCGTGGAACCTCGTCGCCAACACCTTCGGCCAGTTCCAGGTCTACTTCCTGCGCGAGGCGGCCGGGGCGAGCCAGGCGGTGGCGACGGGGGTGGGCGCGGCCGTCATCCCGCTCGGGATCATCACCTCGCTCGTCCTCGTGCGGCTCGTCGACACCCGCTGGCGCACGACCGTGCTCGTCGTCGGCATGGTCATCCAGGCGGTGGCGATGACGATGCTCGGTCTGGGCGCCGGCGTCCTCGCCGTCTACGTCGCGGCGATCGCGCTGTACCAGCTGGGCAGCAACTCGGCGGGCGAGGCGCTGTACAAGGTCTGGACGCAGGAGAGCCAGCCCGTCGAGGCGCGCTCGACCGTGCAGGGCGCCACCTACGCCGTGGGGCGCTTCGCGGTCGGGCTCTTCGCCCTCGTGACGCCGACCCTCATCGAGACGGCCCGCACCCCGCTGCTGTTCTTCCTCGTCCTGTGCGTGCTCGTGGCGCTCGGGTTCGGGCTCGTGCTGGTGCGCCACATGCGGGCGCGGGGGCTGCACCCGGGGTCGGAGCCGCCCGCCGTCGAGGACGTGGCTGCCGCGCGATGA